One Malania oleifera isolate guangnan ecotype guangnan chromosome 10, ASM2987363v1, whole genome shotgun sequence genomic region harbors:
- the LOC131166966 gene encoding probable plastid-lipid-associated protein 11, chloroplastic isoform X3, which yields MATRCLHPTNLFFSLLPQFFLQSPKPISLKPLQRRTSTLIRSSLADQSLSAKQNLLTLVSDEQRGVKTLKSPEKRSKIIEAIEEIAVLGSDTITTGATLSGTWRLLWTTEKEQLFIIEKAPFFGTQAGDVLQVIDAGKCVLHNVITFPPDGVFFVRSNIEIASPQRVNFRFTSAVLRGKNWEFPLPPFGQGWKIGSCFWISI from the exons ATGGCGACACGCTGTCTCCATCCTACCAATCTCTTCTTCTCCCTCCTGCCCCAGTTCTTcctccaaagccctaaacccatcTCTCTGAAGCCTCTTCAGCGTCGAACATCTACGCTCATCCGCTCTTCCTTAGCTGACCAATCCCTCTCAGCGAAGCAAAACCTCCTAACACTCGTCTCAGACGAACAACGAGGCGTCAAAACCCTGAAAAGCCCTGAAAAGCGCTCGAAGATCATTGAAGCGATCGAAGAGATTGCTGTTTTAGGCAGTGACACAATCACAACCGGAGCGACGCTTTCAGGGACGTGGAGGTTGCTCTGGACAACGGAGAAAGAGCAGCTCTTCATAATTGAGAAGGCGCCATTTTTTGGTACTCAAGCGGGTGATGTTTTGCAGGTTATAGATGCAGGGAAATGTGTTCTACACAACGTAATCACGTTTCCTCCAGATGGGGTTTTCTTTGTTCGATCCAACATTGAAATTGCATCGCCACAGAGGGTGAATTTTAG ATTTACAAGTGCCGTTTTACGAGGGAAGAATTGGGAGTTTCCGCTGCCTCCATTTGGGCAGGGATG GAAAATTGGAAGTTGCTTCTGGATATCAATTTGA